GCGGCGCTCGGAGTGTTGCGGGACGGGGATGCGCTCCGAGTGCTGCGAGACAGGAATGCGCTCCGAGTGCTGCGAGACAGGGATGCGCTCCGAGTGCTGCGAGACAGGGGTGCGCTCCGAGTGCTGCGAGACAGGAATGCGCTCCGAGTGCTGCGAGACAGGGATGCGCTCCGAGTGCTGCGAGACAGGGGTGCGCTCCGAGTGCTGCGAGACAGGGGTGCGCTCCGAGTGCTGCGGGCTGTCGAAGGTGGCGGGCGGGTGCGCCGGCAGCTCCCCGGAGCACGAGGCGGACATGACGTGCGAGGGCGAGCCCTTGTGCGCGAGCGCGGCGTGGAAGCTCGAGCTCAGGCGGTCCGGCGAGCGCCCCACGTGGCGCTGTGATATCCGAGCTGGAGAATATgtaaattgatttgaatttcaaaGCAGGGTATGTTACTACTAGCAGTTTCTGAGTAGAACTTTCTTAATTCTAATATCCCCGTGTTGATAACTTACATTGCATCCTCGGCGATTGTATTCTAGACTTCACCGGGCTGTGGTTCTGATCTTTGAGCTGTTGTTGGTGATGTTGAGCCTGGTGGTGATCATAGTTGAGCAACTTTTAGTAATAAtagataaactttttataaagcATATAGTCTAATAATAGCTGTTACTGGTGTAAAAGTCATCTGCTTACTGGAATGTGAGGAATAAGAGGCTAAAATATCACCAAAAATGCTTCATAATAATCATAAGAGAAGGTCCATAAGTTTAAAAAACGAAATAGCTTctgaaactttaataaatttagcaGATTAGGAAATGGGATAGTCGCTTAATTAACTCTTAAAAAAATGGCTCTTTTGTTTTTACAACCAATTCTTAAAATTCCTTCACAAAGATCTACACGTTGAGCTTAGGAACTACGATTCAAAATTGGTGTAGGATCCTCATGTAAGCAGCTCCAAAACCTGCTTGGATGCAAATATTCACTacgtatttaatacattaatatgcTTGGACATTCTCGGCAACCAAGGTACCAAGGTGTTCTAACTACCTTTTTACATGAATTTTTGGACTTTGTTGGCACTATCTGAcgattcattataaattaattactttttaggCTAACAAAACGGATATACTTTTACTGAGTTCCATATTAGTACTAAGAAAGCCTACGCTCACCTTTTTCAGACCCCCTCGTGTTCAGGTCAGTAAAATATCTGTGATAAGAATCACTCCATCGCATCAGAAGGTTGATTATTTCACTTACAAAGACTCGTCGATTGGCACATGCTACAACCCCGGCCGACGGCTCACCTTGCTGAGGATGAGGCGCAGCTTGCGCTGGTCCTCGGTCTCCAGCGCGTCGGCCGTGAGCGGGCAGCTGGCGGCGAGGTACTCGCACAGCTCGCGGTGCTGCCCCGGGTGGAAGTGCCGGCCCTTGCCCTGGCTGTACAGCCACTCCGCCTTCAGGCTGATGGCAGATTCAGTGTCAGAGCATACCGATTCAGAAATCGTACCCTaactatatctaataaaattggagtgtatgtttgtaatattaaaacgacCGCTtcttactaaatgcatatgtatgtatgcgcggtacatataccaaaataacattttttcaatttttgtctgactgtttgttccggctaatctctggaacggctggaccgattttaacgggactttcactggcagatagctgatgtaataaggagtaacttatgctacaacaataactttttttattatactcaaacgcgcacgaaatcGCGGGAACAGCTAGtacctattatttataatggcaTAAGGTATCGTTTTTGTAAATGCAATTGCCATTATGCACTTTTACTCTCTGAAATGAAGAAACTGTTACAACTCAAATAGATATAATAGTGACCATAATTTTTGCAAATGatatgtatagaagataatCCACGACTTACCTCTCTATAGCGCTCACTATGAAGCCGTCAATAGATTTGACGCTCATTATCCAATTCAGAACAAAGGGACGGTAATCGAAGCCTCTGTTGCTTTATGTTAAGACAATAGCTTCAtgatatgatatacatatagttaCAGTAGtattacttggtgatagggtttagtgcaagcccgtctgggtaggtaacaatcagtattgttgtgatctggtttgaagggtgagtgagccagtgtaaatacaggcacaagggacataacatcttagttcccaaggttggtggcgcattagctatgtaaggaatggttaatatttcttacagcaccattgtctaccacttaccatcaggtggcccatatgccataaaaaaagaaaattaatattaaagtcctatgattaaaatcaaaatatactatattcaaatgaataaccccaagaaggatttattgactgtGCTGTGTCAGACAGTTGGCATTACATTAACAAACAAGCTACCAACACAACCAACAGTataccaattataaaaatatattcaaaggaTACAGCTTGTCCTTTCCAGCCATTGCGACACAGGGATTGCCTTGCATAGTGAAACTATCTAGCTGGCTCAGATGCACCAGGTGTGACACCTCATTCAGGTCCTGGATATTGTTGTGAGCAAGTCCCAGGTGCGTTAACTGAGTGGGCAGATAGCGCTCGCACTGCCGCATGTCCATTATACGGTTACGTTCCAAGTTGAGATGCTGTATAGAAATACCAATGAAAtcacagtaataaaaataaattaagaggtTTCATAACATTGgccttaaactattaaatatgtgtgtattatatgtatgatacaaaaaaagttcAAATCATCATCCTTCCTTAtctcaattttacttggggttgACGCTGCATgttttcttcttccatacttctctgtcggacgtcatctcacaagaaACATTCTTTCTCACCATATTGTCTTTTACACAAGCCATCCATCATTTCTTTGGttgtcccctacctctatatccatccacatccattctcaaaatctttttcacaacatggtcctcattcctccgcataacatgcccataccatgacagccggtttccagatagcttctcggtaaccggtgccactttcaaacttccaaaaacaaaaaaagttcaaataatcccatatatatctatatcccatatatcatatgtatatgatataatctcaaataaatattcacaaacatataacaatacatatctaattatcataaaatgcaGTGGTGTTTGATTTAACATTTGAATGTCAtagaattatttactaattacaaCCTAAACAACATTTACAGGTATaactatgtaaaataaattaaattaccttcAAATCTTTCAGATAGGATATATCAGCTATGAAGGATATCTGATTGTTGGATAGATCCAAGTGTTCTAAATGAATGTTGTGGTTCAGATGTTCTATCGACTTAATATTgttaccttaaaatataaatacatataatataagtttaactTATACTTCGGTAGTAAGTAACAGCCTGATAGGACAAAACCACCTCCCTATCGGAGGAGGTTTTGACAAGGAGGATATGCATATTGCAGACTTCCATCTGACACATGCAAACTGATTCTTAACTTTCCTTCTTTTCCTTCACCTCtttaataagttataaacacaaaaataggctaaaaaaaattcatatacatattcaattatacaaaaaataaaattaaaaggtcTGAGATTGATAAGTGAATATGGCCATTTACAAGTTAATAGATAAACATTAACTTTTTTTGCTTGTTTGATTGTCTGTGGCTATCTACGAAATGGTCAAAAATGACAACAAAGTGTAGTGATTATTTTAAGCTTCAGTTACAGTACAGTagtatatatttcattgaaattggtTCAGTGTATCAACAATAATAGCAGGTTACATCAATATTTGTTAACCGTTACTTCAGATGCCTGAAGTAACGGTCAACAAATATTGACCTGTAACCtgctatgtatataatagtcATATTCTATATGCATAGAATATGACTATTATCACTAAAATCTATTCTGAAATAACAAACAGGCAGACGGTCactttcacaattataatatcagtCTGACTAGGAAAAATCGCATTCAGCTTACCAGCTAACTTCAACACTTTCAAATATAGCATGTCTTTCAGCCCTTCTATTTGCAATATGCCATTGTTGTTCAGAGCAAGAGTGCGAACGTTGGTCAGTCTGGACACTCCATGCATACGGACGAGAAAATTGTTGCATATTGACAGCTGAAACCAATTAAAACAATAgtcatttattttgttgatgcatcttattattgtacaatttaaattgatatcatttgaaaacagttgtctgtttaattttttttaaataagcatagATACACAACATTGTCAATATAGtcgactttataaattaaaaaaaaaaagattttaatatattattatttacaattataaattgttaatctgTTTAATGGTAATGATTTGTTTTGCATTATGTGTGttgtatgattaattaaattgaattattcttGTCAGAtggttgaataattaatatagccTCGTTTATTTACACATCACTGAGATTTGTGAAAATGTCGATGatgttatttatcaaatatcacTATAAAAGGCGTATTACGTTTTCAATTCGATTGTAGGAATCGATGTTATCCAGGCGCTGAAGTTCATTTTGGTCaaggattaaatttataatagctTTGGATTCTTCCGGAGGCGCTTTCTCTATTTTCTTCAGCCCACGCCTCGACAAATCAAGCGTCTCATTGTTAGAATCAACTGCAACAAAATTAACTGTTATAAGAAaccaatatatttaacaaaccaGCCTCAAAATATCTGCTTACCCATTTTTAACAAATCTTCAGCATGTTTTGATTTCAAATAATCCTAATGTTAGTTTTCCATAAAAATCAACATTCGTAAATTAACGTTCCGAACACCAAAACAAACTTCGAGTAATTGTCAATGTaagattgatttaaatttgtattaatttgttaaatagtgTTAAagcgtaaataatattatattcttttaaaaatgaggttaataaatgtatatgatatttaacgtgaaatttaataaaagaattgataaatatataatattattttcgacaCGCCTTAGTAACAAGCTTAAAAATTACATCTTGATTCTTGATTAGTTTTGGAACCGTCCCGAAATGACATAAGATTGGCTAATGGCGACATTCATACAACGCAGCCCAATGTCACatcttttatattgaaaatttaaatctaaactcTTAATTGGAAATGAACTCTAatttacaaagtaaattaaatacacattttatttttaagactatCTTACAAcgcaaaaacattaatatttttatagctcaATAATTAAGCTTAAATGTAGTCTTAACTTTTATAGCAACTGAGCGCTGAAGTGTGGAGTTGTGGACAACACTACGTTTTCCAGCGGCGGTGTATTTGTGGTGAACTGGTGAGGTTAGTGTTAGTTAATATTACGGAATATTTGTtttcgttataaaataacaataaataaatacagcagACGTGCTTTAAAGTAACtaatgttgaattataaacaattacaaataatttaaaggtgGCATTCATTCAGCTTTATCCTTAATTAAAAAAGGACGCTTTAGTTGACATTTTTTGGATCAACTTATTTAACTTCTGTTATAGTGGCTTATTGAAATTCTAATtagacttaattaattttagctataaaattacaaaatatattataaaattagtaaatacttaaaaagCTAGGCACGTTTTAGGGGTCTATTTATAGCTGATACTATGTAACCTCTTTTAGGCGGGAGAATGGTTTTGGCAAAGGGCCTGAGGCCCGCGCAGGTTGTGTTGGGGATATTAGCAGTACGTATTCTCTCCGTATTCTTGGTGCAAACTTGGTACGTGCCTGACGAGTACTGGCAGACTTTGGAGGTAGCCCATAAACATGCATTCGGGTATGGAGAACTGACCTGGGAGTGGCAGAAAGGCCTTAGAAGTTACTTATATCCAAGCGTTGTAGCAGTTTTATACACAATTCTTAAATTCACTGGACTTGATTATGCGGATGCAGTGGtatgtatttttactataatcattaaaggaaaaatgtttaaaaaaaatgctgcaAATATACAGAATCTGTTTTTGTTTAAGGTTTTTATGCCACGCATCTTACAAGCTATTATAAGTACAGCAGCGGACTATAGCTTTTATAAATGGACTGGCAAACGAAAATGGGccctgtttttaattttgtcctcTTGGTTTTGGTTCTATACATCGAGTAGAACCCTCTTGCAGACCTTGGAAACCTCTCTGGTGGCCATTGCATTGTCAATCTTTCCATTTAAAGCGGGAAAACTTGGTTATTATGAAAATGGTAAGTTGCATGTTATGATTACTactttaaaatctataaaaacattatttatattgattaacgagtgaatatttaattgaattaaagtcTGAATGTTATCAatgctttaattaatttttccttATATGCAAGTAAACAGGACTTGCAATACAATGTTGTTACAAAAAATTGTAatgacataaaaacaaaaacattgacatatttaattatacctaaatagctaggaaataaaaaagttataattaaaatgcagGAACAttagtaacttattttatatctaaaaggTTTTGAAAATTTATGCTTTTGATACAAATAGTACTTACAGCCAATAAGTATATTCCGACATACTAAACCTTTGTGGATTAGGATCATATATaagtactaatattttaagaatttattggtCTTTTATCCACTAGCCAAAGTATATGACTAAAACAATTGAACatcttatttttgtttgttaatgagttgtatttcaataattaattgtttaacttCAGAAAATAATAACTGGATATGGCTGGCATGTTTATCTGTGTTTGTGCGGCCAACATCAGCTCCAATTTGGGTAGTTCTTGGAATATACAATGTCATGACAACCAGACAGGGACGACTGAAGCTTCTTCTGAGAACCTATATGCCTATTGTGtaagttatataaaactactcataatcttaatcattaaaataaattaattgatattttatcataaagttttttataattttttcgttTCGGTAAAGTTggttattatatgttttttctaATGCATAGCTAATGTTTTCTTTCTGGTCCTTTCAGAGTCCTATCTGGTGGAGCTATGGTGGCTCTAGACTCATACTTTTATGGTAGATTGATAATCACTCCCTGGGAATTCTTCAGGTTTAATGTGCTTCAGAATATTTCCACCTTCTATGGCAACCATCCGTGGTGAGTTTTGTTTATGTCAACATATATTTGAaagttttaccttttttttagtcaacttttaatctaatttttaatttaatttaatcttattatagGCATTGGTATATAACACAAGGTCTTCCAGCAGTACTTGGTATTAATATTTTCCCATTATTCTGGTCAATTGTGTCAATAGTCAAAAGACCAAGAGAGAACAGAATTGGACTGGTTCTGTTAGCAGCCGCTTCTCTCCATGTTGTAGTAcacaggtatttatttattttaaaatagaattacatacattaacaaaatagaataaaataggTATAAGAACAAATCTATGTAAATCCATATTTACTTTGATAcataaaatgcattaaaatagaatacaaaTATGCTTTATAATACACcgaaagtgtaaaataaattacactcaTATAACAAACATAGTGATCTCTTCCGAAACTGGACATAATCTTGATAGTGTTAACAATGCCTACATTTGGTAAAATGTAATctagttaatatatttagcaTTCATGAAGTTTTTTTGTAGctcaatttagttttattcatGTGaggaaattatacaatttaatttaaaaagagttTTCTAAAGTCTCGAGAGGAGATTTCAATGCCATATgtccaattaaatatatcatatctcAAGACCAATATTCTATATTAGGTGAACTATCCTATACTATACGTATGCATTAGAAATCTGGCAATTCACATTTATTGTACTTTCTTTCAGTTTTATACCACACAAGGAATTCCGGTTTGTTTTACCTTTGATACCAATTCTTCTGTACCTAATTCAAGATGTCATAGTACCCTGGAGTAGAAAAGCCAAGAGGTAAGTTACAGtgcttattaatttataaattattatatttaaataatatatacaattatctgTGGTAAAGAGCTTTCCCTCTGAAATGATATTTAGCATATGGGAAGAATGATGAATAATTGTTTCAAATGAATTAACTTGAATCTTATCAGaagaattattgtaataattatgtccTGAACATAATACATTTGTTCATAGATGGCAGTTATACACAGTGGCTCTGAGCATTCTTCTTGGAAATATGGTACCTAGCCTCTACTTTGGCATGGTCCATCAAAGTGGTACTTTGAAAGTGATGCCTCTGCTAAGAGAAGCATTACCAAACAACCGGTCTTCCATTTTATTCATGATGCCTTGTCACTCCACTCCTCTGTATAGGTAAGCTGTATAAAAACGCTTTATGATGGTTCCCTTAatctaatatgtttttatatattgttactaGCTTGATTGTAATGATGTAAATACTGTTGAAATCGAAATCCCtcttaaatgcaaaaaaatttTTAGCCACCTACACATGAATGTGTCAACCCGCTACCTCAACTGCGACCCGCCGGCCGCCTCACATACCTACGAAGCCGAAGCCTTCTACCACAACCCTCAGCGCTGGTGGCGGTCGGTGTATTCCACCAGACAGACGCCTTCGCTGGTGGTGCTGTTTGACGTACTGCAAGGCAGAGTGGAGGACCTGCTGAAAGGATACAAGCTTATACATGAACTACCTCACACAcaggtataatatataaattgacaaaattttgatttatacagTCATTCTCAAAGACGGTAAGGTGTAtgcgcaaaaataaatattactgttaattTCGCCACTCTACCAGAGATGGGCGAGAGAAGGCGATGTTCCAAAGTCTTTATGATCTCTTCGATCCATGGTTTTGAAATACAGCAAAGTATTCAAACTAGCcactctataaaaaaatataactgattAAACTGATGCTGCTTAAGAGTAGATTAAGCTTAGCCCACTACATATTAATAGTGAATCATGCAGTGGGCAATTATATCTAGAACTAATTCGGCAAGAAAAGACTAAAGCTTGGTTAAAATTCACCAGTTCTATCTCAGCTCTTACTGCTTTTAGTCCTAATCTGTGCATCCTCGAAAagcttatatatgtatttataagcaTTTACATAGCAACAAAGATTTGTTAGTAACATCAATCATTTATAAACCTgcaatgatatataattatttaattatatctatattaatgttTCAGTACCCTGAAGGCGAAGTAGGAGAAAAAGTGCTAGTGTACCAGAAGACAGAAAGACAAGCGAGTGCACAAACAGATGATATTATTCAATGATAGACCTATAGAGAATATTTAACtgttagtaaaatattctttaaccaAATAATAGTTGATGCGGTCTTTCTATTGGCCCTAGTGACTGTTTAAACTAAAATCAGGTTGCACAGTGATGGTATAATGTTCAAAATAGTTGGGATTTTTTGACTActgtatgtttttattgactaagtagattttattaaattttagattactatacaaaaagaaatgaatatgtcaataatataagtataagtagCTAAGTGTAATGGTAACATTATACGTATTatgataattacattatatttaaagcattttaCATTGAATTCAAATTGCATTTTTACCGTTACAAGAGGGATTGTTActctcttaatttttatttaatagaaaatataattattatttatgtgtaatttctttcagaaaatataattttatttttgacatgtCGATCTTTTAGATTTAGTATAGGCTTATATTCGATTTAGTAATGACAAAAAACGTTTTGGTTTTggtgtatttttattgaaataagtttTAGAATTCGACGCGTCGCAATTTGTGATAGAAATATTGTATCTTCAACCCGATTGAGTTACTTATGCCCGAGGTAGTTtaataatacgtatattataatatatgactaaATTGTGTACTGTTGTAATGAGGTCCAGAATCAAAAACATCCATATGATAGCCATGGACGATTGTTGCTTAAAACGATTAATTTAGTCActtattcaatgaaatattatggAATTGATTGCCCTGTCGTTAAACGCTGAGCACGTGGGAGAGGGCGGTGACGTGCAGCGGGCGGTAGCGGAGTTGTATACACGTACAAATGAATTCATGGATAAACGGTTTTTCGCCTCTCAATCATATTCGTTCATCATTACTGTAAGAGAAAAATAACTGATTTAAGAAAATCTAAACCAGTGTCTGAAACTAGTGCAACAATTACCATTATGccctatgtatttatattatttaaaaaccgaTAAATACTTAGATTTTTGATCCATTGggattttgtaaaaattaaatatatttcgatcaaaatatatttaattcgggTGTATGTGACATTCTGTTGCACATAAGCGCTGAGTTAATTTGACAGGCTTCTAATCtgccaatattttaattatcgtaGATAGCAAGTAGTACTACTATAtacattaatcttttatttggaGATTTAGTGTAAACAGTATCAGCTTCAAAGCGACACGAGTACTTTGGGCATGTTTCGGAATCGCAATATAATGTATACTTCGTTTCTGTTTTATCATCTTATATAAGGCCCCTAGCACATGGCGTATTTTAAACGCACGGACGACGCGCGTTTCAGGAGC
This window of the Vanessa atalanta chromosome 21, ilVanAtal1.2, whole genome shotgun sequence genome carries:
- the LOC125072489 gene encoding GPI mannosyltransferase 3, whose translation is MVLAKGLRPAQVVLGILAVRILSVFLVQTWYVPDEYWQTLEVAHKHAFGYGELTWEWQKGLRSYLYPSVVAVLYTILKFTGLDYADAVVFMPRILQAIISTAADYSFYKWTGKRKWALFLILSSWFWFYTSSRTLLQTLETSLVAIALSIFPFKAGKLGYYENENNNWIWLACLSVFVRPTSAPIWVVLGIYNVMTTRQGRLKLLLRTYMPIVVLSGGAMVALDSYFYGRLIITPWEFFRFNVLQNISTFYGNHPWHWYITQGLPAVLGINIFPLFWSIVSIVKRPRENRIGLVLLAAASLHVVVHSFIPHKEFRFVLPLIPILLYLIQDVIVPWSRKAKRWQLYTVALSILLGNMVPSLYFGMVHQSGTLKVMPLLREALPNNRSSILFMMPCHSTPLYSHLHMNVSTRYLNCDPPAASHTYEAEAFYHNPQRWWRSVYSTRQTPSLVVLFDVLQGRVEDLLKGYKLIHELPHTQYPEGEVGEKVLVYQKTERQASAQTDDIIQ
- the LOC125072487 gene encoding centrosomal protein of 97 kDa, with amino-acid sequence MVDSNNETLDLSRRGLKKIEKAPPEESKAIINLILDQNELQRLDNIDSYNRIENLSICNNFLVRMHGVSRLTNVRTLALNNNGILQIEGLKDMLYLKVLKLAGNNIKSIEHLNHNIHLEHLDLSNNQISFIADISYLKDLKHLNLERNRIMDMRQCERYLPTQLTHLGLAHNNIQDLNEVSHLVHLSQLDSFTMQGNPCVAMAGKDKLGFDYRPFVLNWIMSVKSIDGFIVSAIESLKAEWLYSQGKGRHFHPGQHRELCEYLAASCPLTADALETEDQRKLRLILSKAQHHQQQLKDQNHSPVKSRIQSPRMQSRISQRHVGRSPDRLSSSFHAALAHKGSPSHVMSASCSGELPAHPPATFDSPQHSERTPVSQHSERTPVSQHSERIPVSQHSERIPVSQHSERTPVSQHSERIPVSQHSERIPVSQHSERIPVPQHSERRAAECQTIPQTKPVNQSLEAASKMVPVPESLMSPDYQDPIYDIQKTIPKCTNSANSVSNTSSQSSNSSINEERRPSINKNFKGSPKLTKSATSSPKLRSKIERKGSLSKVEVKNEKRMNGMSDREDNIDPDKLEVIKLASNQRRQKKMSVETMAAVTIQKMWRGYRSRNLNKDTLRILHAIQAARARQHIQRLTCDMEATKAALESERKIQQLQMQAINALWKKVSTLQSTDPKNRVSESEDNTEALRHLTETCVSLQAQVSELQGCVREVLRAVSRTRAQPAATQTDISAVLTPQEERCGWLRRPQSLALSASAPRAERTDKPTEVDNLDIERTESVIEEPSIENHNEREIITD